The proteins below come from a single Candidatus Stygibacter australis genomic window:
- a CDS encoding NAD(P)-dependent oxidoreductase, whose product MNKKLLLTGATGFIGRHIVQQLSMKKYDITLLVRPETNKKRLDNLPEKAEIILLDLRNINKLKKILTENTYDAIIHAGAIRNRPQNNADDYLKANVQSTEQLALHAIKNQSKFMFFSSVGVFGSVPVSLPPEESSPRVGDNLYHQSKIQAESLVNRYVLYGLNSVIIRPAITYGTGDFGFPYSLIKMIDKNKILLPKQAPSIHLANVDLLVSAVQQLLQNDYQPGKIYNIADRNPVDLLTLADTISQELKGKDFDKRLIIPNWYFNTAARIAGLLGNKAWASRFQLFSRSWYYNVEAAYEDLKLKNIETTTGIRSTVQWYKKIKQIKKN is encoded by the coding sequence ATGAATAAAAAATTACTTCTCACGGGTGCTACGGGTTTTATCGGTCGTCATATAGTGCAGCAGCTCAGTATGAAGAAATATGATATTACCCTTCTTGTTCGTCCAGAGACAAACAAAAAAAGATTGGATAATTTACCAGAAAAAGCAGAAATAATTCTTCTGGATCTAAGAAATATTAACAAGTTAAAAAAAATACTCACAGAAAATACGTATGATGCGATAATCCACGCTGGAGCAATTAGAAATAGACCTCAGAACAATGCTGATGACTATTTAAAGGCAAATGTGCAATCGACTGAGCAATTAGCACTGCATGCAATAAAAAATCAGTCAAAGTTCATGTTTTTCTCCTCAGTTGGCGTATTTGGTAGTGTCCCGGTGAGTTTACCTCCTGAGGAAAGCTCTCCACGGGTAGGTGATAATCTATATCATCAAAGTAAGATCCAGGCTGAATCACTGGTAAATAGATATGTGCTTTATGGACTTAATTCAGTAATTATCAGACCTGCCATCACCTATGGAACAGGGGATTTCGGGTTCCCTTACAGTCTGATAAAAATGATTGATAAAAATAAAATCCTGTTACCAAAACAGGCTCCCAGTATTCACCTGGCAAACGTGGATCTGCTCGTTTCTGCAGTTCAGCAATTGCTGCAAAATGATTATCAGCCAGGCAAGATATATAATATTGCTGACCGCAATCCAGTAGATTTATTAACTCTGGCAGATACGATCAGTCAGGAGCTAAAAGGAAAGGATTTTGATAAAAGACTAATTATTCCGAACTGGTATTTTAATACAGCTGCCAGAATTGCCGGATTGCTTGGTAATAAAGCCTGGGCAAGTCGTTTCCAATTATTCAGCAGAAGCTGGTATTATAATGTAGAAGCAGCTTATGAGGATTTAAAACTAAAGAATATAGAAACCACAACAGGAATCAGGAGCACAGTACAATGGTACAAGAAAATCAAGCAAATCAAAAAGAATTAA